In a genomic window of Streptococcus mitis NCTC 12261:
- the rplC gene encoding 50S ribosomal protein L3 — MTKGILGKKVGMTQIFTEAGELIPVTVIEAAPNVVLQVKTVETDGYNAIQVGFDDKREVLSNKPAKGHVAKANTAPKRFIREFKNVEGLEVGAEITVETFAAGDVVDVTGTSKGKGFQGVIKRHGQSRGPMAHGSRYHRRPGSMGPVAPNRVFKGKNLAGRMGGDRVTIQNLEVVQVVPEKNVILIKGNVPGAKKSLITIKSAVKAGK; from the coding sequence ATGACAAAAGGAATCTTAGGGAAAAAAGTGGGAATGACTCAAATCTTCACTGAAGCTGGCGAATTGATCCCTGTAACAGTTATTGAAGCAGCTCCAAACGTTGTTCTTCAAGTTAAAACTGTTGAAACAGACGGATACAACGCTATCCAAGTTGGTTTCGATGACAAACGCGAAGTATTGAGCAACAAACCTGCTAAAGGACATGTAGCGAAAGCTAACACGGCTCCTAAGCGCTTCATTCGTGAATTCAAAAACGTTGAAGGCTTGGAAGTTGGTGCTGAAATCACAGTTGAAACATTCGCAGCTGGAGATGTTGTTGACGTAACTGGTACTTCTAAAGGTAAAGGTTTCCAAGGTGTTATCAAGCGCCACGGACAATCACGTGGACCAATGGCTCACGGTTCTCGTTACCACCGTCGTCCAGGTTCTATGGGACCTGTTGCACCTAACCGCGTATTCAAAGGTAAAAACCTTGCAGGACGTATGGGTGGCGACCGTGTAACAATTCAAAACCTTGAAGTTGTACAAGTTGTTCCAGAAAAGAACGTTATCCTTATCAAAGGTAACGTACCAGGTGCTAAGAAATCTCTTATCACTATCAAATCAGCAGTTAAAGCTGGTAAATAA
- the rpsJ gene encoding 30S ribosomal protein S10, with translation MANKKIRIRLKAYEHRTLDTAAAKIVESATRTGAQVAGPIPLPTERSLYTIIRATHKYKDSREQFEMRTHKRLIDIVNPTQKTVDALMKLDLPSGVNVEIKL, from the coding sequence ATGGCAAACAAAAAAATCCGTATCCGTTTGAAAGCTTACGAACACCGTACGCTTGACACAGCGGCTGCAAAAATCGTAGAATCAGCTACTCGTACAGGTGCACAAGTTGCGGGTCCAATCCCACTTCCAACTGAACGTAGCCTCTACACAATCATTCGTGCGACTCACAAATACAAAGACTCTCGCGAACAATTTGAAATGCGTACACACAAACGTTTGATTGATATCGTTAACCCAACTCAAAAAACAGTTGATGCGTTGATGAAATTGGATCTTCCAAGTGGTGTAAACGTAGAAATCAAACTTTAA
- the nrdG gene encoding anaerobic ribonucleoside-triphosphate reductase activating protein codes for MNNPKPQEWKSEDLSQGRIIDYKAFNFVDGEGVRNSLYVSGCMFHCEGCYNVATWSFNAGIPYTAELEEQIMADLAQPYVQGLTLLGGEPFLNTGILLPLVKRIRKELPDKDIWSWTGYTWEEMMLETPDKLELLSLIDILVDGRYDRTKRNLMLQFRGSSNQRIIDVQKSLKSGQIVIWDKLNDGKESYEQVKRD; via the coding sequence ATGAATAATCCAAAACCACAAGAATGGAAAAGCGAGGATCTCAGTCAAGGGCGTATTATTGATTACAAGGCCTTCAACTTTGTAGATGGAGAGGGTGTGCGTAACTCTCTCTATGTATCAGGCTGTATGTTTCACTGCGAGGGTTGTTATAATGTTGCCACTTGGTCTTTCAATGCAGGAATTCCCTACACAGCAGAATTAGAAGAACAGATTATGGCAGACCTTGCCCAACCCTATGTTCAGGGATTGACCTTGCTGGGAGGGGAGCCTTTTCTCAATACTGGCATTCTTTTGCCACTCGTGAAGCGTATTCGGAAGGAATTGCCAGACAAGGACATCTGGTCTTGGACGGGCTATACATGGGAAGAAATGATGTTGGAAACTCCAGATAAACTGGAACTCTTATCATTGATTGACATTCTTGTCGATGGACGATACGACCGAACTAAGAGAAATCTCATGCTCCAGTTTCGAGGCTCGTCCAATCAACGAATTATCGATGTGCAAAAATCTCTCAAAAGTGGGCAAATAGTGATTTGGGACAAACTCAATGATGGAAAAGAAAGCTATGAACAGGTGAAGAGAGATTAA
- a CDS encoding GNAT family N-acetyltransferase, translating into MELRRPRLADKETVLEMMTEFEKSQSAHDGGFWDTENFVYEEWLETNKQKEMGINLPENRVPSIQFVSFDDVGPALGFLNLRLRLNEGLLNYAGHIGYSIRPSERGKGYAKETLRQGLQVAKEKNIKRTLVTCSVNNPASRAVILANGGLLEDVRNGVERYWIEVANE; encoded by the coding sequence ATGGAATTACGCAGACCAAGATTAGCAGATAAAGAAACAGTTTTAGAGATGATGACAGAGTTTGAAAAGAGCCAATCAGCCCATGATGGAGGATTTTGGGATACAGAGAACTTTGTGTATGAAGAATGGTTGGAAACAAATAAGCAAAAAGAAATGGGAATAAACTTGCCTGAAAATCGTGTTCCTTCTATTCAATTTGTATCATTTGATGATGTAGGTCCTGCTCTAGGATTTTTGAATCTGCGATTGAGACTGAATGAGGGTTTATTGAATTATGCTGGCCACATTGGCTACTCCATTCGTCCATCAGAAAGAGGCAAAGGTTATGCTAAAGAGACTCTCCGTCAGGGCTTGCAAGTTGCTAAGGAAAAGAACATCAAGAGAACTCTTGTGACCTGTAGCGTGAATAATCCTGCTAGCAGAGCAGTCATTCTAGCAAATGGTGGGCTCCTTGAAGATGTTCGTAATGGAGTTGAGCGTTATTGGATAGAGGTAGCGAATGAATAA
- the nrdD gene encoding anaerobic ribonucleoside-triphosphate reductase, whose protein sequence is MIALEEKITILPTLFVEKRDGRRVVFDVDKIDKALHKAADKVMDVTPLVEKRLNALTERIVTEIHSRFPQGVKIYEIQNIVEHELLEAKEYALAEEYITYRTQRDFERSKATDINFSIHKLLNKDQAVVNENANKDSDVFNTQRDLTAGIVGKSIGLQMLPKHVANAHQKGDIHYHDLDYSPYTPMTNCCLIDFKGMLENGFKIGNAEVESPKSIQTATAQISQIIANVASSQYGGCSADRIDEVLAPYAEKNYQKHLKDAEEWVLPDKREDYAWKKTQKDIYDAMQSLEYEINTLFTSNGQTPFTSLGFGLGTNRFEREIQKAILNIRIKGLGSEHRTAIFPKLIFTLKRGLNLEEGTPNYDIKQLALECATKRMYPDVLSYDKIIELTGSFKVPMGCRSFLQGWKDENGVEVNSGRMNLGVVTVNLPRIALESEGDMNKFWEIFNERMNIAEDALVYRVERTKEATPENAPILYQYGAFGHRLGKEESVDQLFKNRRATVSLGYIGLYEVATVFFGNSWESNPDAKEFTLDIIRDMKRRVEEWSDQYGYHFSIYSTPSESLTDRFCRLDTEKFGSIPDITDKEYYTNSFHYDVRKNPTPFEKLDFEKVYPEAGASGGFIHYCEYPVLQQNPKALEAVWDYAYDRVGYLGTNTPIDRCYKCDFEGDFEPTERGFACPNCGNSDPKTVDVVKRTCGYLGNPQARPMVNGRHKEIAARVKHMNGSTIKIAGHQVTN, encoded by the coding sequence ATGATTGCACTAGAAGAAAAAATTACAATTTTGCCAACTCTCTTCGTCGAGAAACGAGATGGGAGACGTGTTGTATTTGATGTGGACAAGATTGACAAGGCTCTCCACAAGGCGGCTGACAAGGTTATGGATGTGACACCCTTGGTTGAAAAGCGCCTAAATGCTCTGACCGAGCGAATTGTCACAGAAATTCATAGTCGTTTTCCGCAGGGGGTTAAGATTTACGAAATTCAAAATATCGTAGAACATGAACTCCTTGAAGCCAAAGAATATGCGCTAGCTGAGGAGTATATTACTTATCGGACACAAAGGGATTTTGAGCGTTCAAAAGCGACAGATATCAACTTTAGCATCCATAAACTTCTCAACAAAGACCAGGCCGTTGTCAATGAAAATGCTAATAAAGACAGCGATGTCTTTAATACCCAGCGTGATTTGACGGCGGGGATTGTTGGGAAATCAATCGGACTGCAAATGCTCCCTAAGCACGTAGCCAATGCCCACCAAAAGGGGGATATCCACTATCATGATTTGGATTATAGCCCCTACACACCTATGACTAACTGCTGTTTGATTGATTTTAAAGGTATGTTGGAGAATGGCTTTAAGATTGGAAATGCAGAGGTAGAAAGTCCCAAGTCTATCCAGACTGCGACAGCTCAGATTTCTCAAATTATCGCCAACGTTGCTTCTAGCCAGTACGGTGGCTGTTCAGCTGACCGTATCGATGAAGTTTTGGCGCCTTATGCAGAGAAGAATTACCAAAAACACCTCAAGGATGCGGAAGAATGGGTCTTACCTGACAAACGGGAAGATTACGCTTGGAAGAAAACCCAAAAAGATATCTATGATGCCATGCAATCTCTCGAGTATGAAATCAATACTCTCTTCACTTCAAATGGGCAAACACCTTTTACTTCACTAGGTTTTGGTCTGGGAACCAATCGTTTTGAGCGTGAAATTCAAAAAGCTATCTTGAACATCCGAATCAAGGGACTTGGTTCAGAACACCGCACAGCTATCTTCCCTAAACTTATCTTCACGCTTAAAAGAGGACTCAACTTAGAAGAAGGGACTCCCAACTACGACATTAAGCAGTTGGCTCTTGAGTGTGCAACCAAGCGGATGTACCCAGATGTCTTGTCTTATGATAAGATTATCGAATTGACAGGTTCCTTCAAGGTTCCGATGGGATGTCGTTCATTCCTTCAAGGATGGAAGGATGAAAATGGAGTTGAAGTTAACTCTGGCCGTATGAATCTAGGGGTGGTGACGGTCAATCTTCCTCGTATTGCCCTTGAGTCTGAAGGTGATATGAATAAGTTCTGGGAAATCTTTAACGAGCGGATGAACATTGCAGAAGATGCTCTAGTTTATCGTGTCGAACGGACCAAGGAAGCAACACCAGAAAATGCTCCTATCCTTTATCAATACGGTGCTTTTGGTCATCGTCTAGGTAAAGAAGAAAGCGTTGACCAGCTCTTTAAGAATCGTCGTGCGACAGTTTCACTAGGCTATATCGGTTTGTACGAAGTAGCGACTGTTTTCTTTGGTAACAGCTGGGAAAGTAATCCAGATGCTAAGGAATTCACGCTGGATATCATTCGTGATATGAAACGCCGTGTAGAAGAGTGGTCTGACCAATATGGCTATCATTTCTCTATCTACTCAACACCATCTGAAAGTTTGACAGATCGTTTCTGCCGACTAGATACAGAGAAGTTTGGTTCTATTCCTGATATTACAGATAAGGAATACTACACCAACTCTTTCCACTACGATGTTCGTAAAAATCCAACACCGTTTGAAAAATTGGATTTTGAGAAAGTCTATCCAGAAGCAGGTGCGTCGGGTGGTTTCATCCATTATTGTGAGTATCCAGTCCTTCAGCAAAATCCAAAGGCCTTGGAAGCTGTCTGGGACTATGCCTATGACCGTGTGGGCTATCTTGGGACCAATACACCAATAGACCGTTGCTACAAGTGTGACTTTGAAGGGGATTTTGAACCAACTGAGAGGGGTTTTGCTTGTCCTAACTGTGGCAATAGCGACCCTAAAACAGTAGATGTTGTTAAACGAACTTGTGGCTATTTAGGTAATCCTCAAGCGAGACCTATGGTCAATGGCCGTCACAAGGAAATCGCAGCGCGTGTCAAACATATGAATGGTTCAACGATTAAAATAGCTGGCCATCAAGTAACCAATTAG
- the cls gene encoding cardiolipin synthase: MKYRKLQLLMSKYGFSLSIMLLELCLVFGLFLYLGRMAPILWVIVLIFMSMATIVAIVNRSMAPESKVMWLVVTFVPVIGPLLYLMFGERRLSKKEIKQLDKLGSMHFREDNSKALRQKLKEEDKAAYGVIKSLLSMDSNADVYDRTDSQFFSSGESMWQYMLEDLKKAEKFIFLEYYIVEEGLMWNSILDILEQKAAQGVEIKMLYDDIGCMATLPGDYTVQLRSRGIEAHKFNKVIPRLTVAYNNRDHRKILVIDGQVAYTGGINLADEYINHVERFGYWKDSGVRLDGPGVKALTRLFLMTWYINRGEISDFDQYHLENQPCSGQGLCIPYGSGPKPIFRTQVGKKVYQSLINQATDSVYITTPYLIIDYDLTESIKNAAMRGVDVRIVTPFIPDKKLIQLITRGAYPDLLSAGVRIFEYSPGFIHSKQILVDKDFAAVGTINLDYRSLLHHYEDAVLLYKTASITEIQKDFEEIFSVSQEIFPHTIKNSWYQKLIKEIAQLFAPIL; this comes from the coding sequence ATGAAATATAGAAAACTTCAATTATTGATGTCCAAGTATGGCTTTAGTCTTTCGATTATGTTACTTGAACTTTGTCTTGTTTTTGGTCTCTTTCTCTATTTAGGGCGCATGGCCCCTATTCTATGGGTAATTGTCTTAATTTTTATGAGTATGGCGACTATTGTCGCAATTGTCAATCGCTCAATGGCACCTGAAAGTAAAGTAATGTGGTTAGTGGTAACTTTTGTTCCTGTCATTGGCCCCTTGCTCTATCTAATGTTTGGTGAAAGGCGATTGTCCAAAAAAGAAATCAAGCAGTTGGACAAACTTGGTTCTATGCATTTTCGGGAGGATAACAGTAAAGCTCTCCGCCAGAAATTGAAGGAAGAGGATAAGGCTGCTTACGGAGTTATCAAATCTTTGTTAAGTATGGATAGTAACGCCGATGTCTATGATCGAACAGACTCACAATTCTTTTCTTCGGGTGAAAGCATGTGGCAATATATGTTGGAAGACCTCAAGAAAGCTGAGAAATTTATCTTTCTAGAGTACTATATTGTCGAAGAAGGTCTGATGTGGAATAGCATACTAGATATACTAGAGCAAAAGGCAGCTCAGGGTGTAGAGATCAAGATGCTCTATGATGATATCGGCTGTATGGCGACTTTACCTGGAGACTATACTGTTCAGCTTCGTAGTCGAGGAATTGAAGCACATAAGTTTAACAAGGTGATTCCTCGTTTGACGGTGGCTTACAACAATCGGGACCATCGTAAAATCCTTGTCATAGATGGTCAGGTAGCTTATACAGGAGGGATTAACTTAGCCGATGAGTACATCAATCATGTAGAACGTTTTGGCTATTGGAAGGATAGTGGGGTTCGCTTAGATGGCCCTGGTGTCAAGGCTCTCACCCGTCTCTTTTTGATGACTTGGTATATCAATCGTGGGGAAATCAGCGATTTTGACCAGTATCACTTGGAAAATCAGCCTTGTTCTGGCCAAGGGCTCTGCATTCCTTACGGTAGTGGACCCAAGCCTATCTTCCGTACCCAGGTAGGGAAAAAAGTTTATCAAAGTTTGATTAATCAGGCTACTGATTCAGTCTATATCACAACACCCTATTTGATTATTGACTATGATTTAACTGAGAGTATTAAAAATGCAGCCATGAGGGGTGTTGATGTCCGCATCGTGACTCCTTTCATTCCGGATAAAAAATTAATCCAGCTCATAACAAGAGGAGCCTATCCGGATCTTTTGTCAGCAGGAGTCAGGATTTTTGAGTATAGTCCAGGCTTTATCCACAGTAAACAAATCCTAGTGGACAAGGACTTTGCTGCAGTTGGAACCATTAATCTAGATTATAGAAGTTTGCTTCATCACTATGAAGATGCAGTTTTGCTATATAAAACGGCATCAATCACAGAGATTCAAAAAGATTTTGAGGAGATTTTTTCAGTATCGCAAGAAATTTTCCCTCATACGATAAAAAATAGCTGGTATCAAAAATTGATTAAGGAAATTGCCCAGTTATTCGCCCCTATCTTATAA